A section of the Enterobacter sp. C2 genome encodes:
- the galE gene encoding UDP-glucose 4-epimerase GalE encodes MRVLVTGGSGYIGSHTCVQLLQNGHDVVILDNLCNSKQSVLPVIARLGGKEATFIEGDIRNEALLADVLREQAIDTVIHFAGLKAVGESVAKPLEYYDNNVNGTLRLVAAMRAANVKNLIFSSSATVYGDQPKIPYVESFPTGTPQSPYGKSKLMVEQILTDLQKADPEWSIALLRYFNPVGAHPSGDMGEDPQGIPNNLMPYIAQVAVGRRESLAIFGNDYPTEDGTGVRDYIHVMDLADGHVAAMQTLAGKAGVHIYNLGAGVGSSVLDVVNAFSKACGKPITYHFAPRREGDLPAYWADASRADKELNWRVTRSLDEMAQDTWRWQSRHPQGYAD; translated from the coding sequence ATGCGAGTTCTGGTTACAGGTGGTAGCGGTTACATCGGCAGTCATACCTGCGTACAGCTGCTACAAAACGGTCACGACGTCGTTATTCTCGATAACCTCTGCAACAGTAAGCAAAGTGTCCTGCCGGTCATCGCCCGCCTGGGCGGTAAAGAGGCCACCTTTATCGAGGGCGATATCCGCAACGAAGCGCTGCTGGCCGATGTGCTTCGCGAGCAGGCTATCGATACGGTGATCCATTTTGCTGGCCTGAAGGCAGTAGGCGAATCCGTGGCGAAGCCGCTGGAGTACTACGATAACAACGTCAACGGTACGCTGCGCCTGGTGGCTGCCATGCGTGCAGCTAACGTCAAAAACCTTATCTTCAGCTCCTCGGCTACCGTCTACGGCGATCAGCCGAAGATCCCTTACGTTGAGAGCTTTCCCACCGGTACGCCGCAAAGCCCCTACGGCAAAAGCAAGCTGATGGTGGAGCAGATCCTTACCGATCTGCAAAAAGCCGACCCGGAGTGGAGCATTGCCCTGCTGCGCTACTTCAACCCGGTTGGCGCGCATCCGTCGGGCGATATGGGTGAAGATCCGCAGGGTATCCCAAATAACCTGATGCCCTACATCGCTCAAGTGGCGGTAGGCCGTCGCGAATCGCTGGCTATCTTTGGTAACGACTACCCAACCGAAGACGGCACCGGCGTACGCGACTATATCCACGTGATGGACCTGGCCGACGGTCACGTAGCCGCCATGCAGACGCTGGCCGGTAAAGCTGGCGTGCATATCTATAACCTGGGCGCAGGCGTGGGCAGCAGCGTGCTGGACGTGGTTAACGCTTTCAGCAAAGCCTGCGGCAAACCTATTACCTATCACTTTGCCCCGCGCCGCGAAGGCGATCTGCCTGCCTACTGGGCCGACGCCAGCCGCGCCGATAAAGAGCTGAACTGGCGCGTTACCCGCTCTCTCGATGAGATGGCGCAGGACACCTGGCGCTGGCAGTCCCGTCACCCGCAGGGCTATGCGGATTAA
- the galK gene encoding galactokinase, giving the protein MSLKEKTQSLFAEKFGYPATHTFQAPGRVNLIGEHTDYNDGFVLPCAIDYQTVISAAPRTDRTVRVIAADYDNQTDEFSLDAPILAHDSQQWSNYVRGVVKHLLNRDKSFGGADLVISGNVPQGAGLSSSASLEVAVGTVFQQLYHLPLDGAQIALNGQEAENQFVGCNCGIMDQLISALGKKDHALLLDCRTLGTRAVSMPQGVAVIIINSNFKRTLVGSEYNTRREQCETGARFFQQPALRDVSLEQFNAVAAELDPLVAKRVRHVLTENQRTLEAADALEKGDLQRMGELMAASHASMRDDFEITVPQIDTLVEIVKETIGDKGGVRMTGGGFGGCIVALVPEALVSQVQDAVAAQYEAKTGIKETFYVCKASEGAGQC; this is encoded by the coding sequence ATGAGTCTGAAAGAAAAAACACAATCTCTGTTTGCTGAGAAATTCGGCTACCCTGCCACGCATACGTTTCAGGCTCCAGGCCGCGTCAACCTGATCGGCGAGCATACCGACTACAACGACGGCTTCGTGCTGCCGTGCGCCATCGACTACCAGACGGTGATCAGCGCCGCGCCGCGTACGGATCGCACCGTACGCGTTATCGCCGCCGACTACGACAACCAGACCGACGAGTTCTCTCTCGATGCACCGATCCTCGCTCACGACAGCCAACAGTGGTCGAACTACGTGCGTGGCGTGGTGAAGCACCTGCTCAACCGCGATAAGAGCTTTGGCGGCGCAGATCTGGTGATCAGCGGCAACGTACCGCAGGGCGCGGGCTTGAGCTCATCGGCCTCGCTGGAGGTTGCCGTGGGTACAGTCTTCCAGCAGCTTTATCACCTGCCGCTGGACGGAGCGCAGATTGCCCTCAACGGCCAGGAGGCGGAGAACCAGTTCGTGGGCTGCAACTGCGGCATCATGGATCAGCTGATCTCTGCCCTCGGCAAAAAAGATCATGCTCTGCTGCTCGACTGTCGCACGCTGGGTACCCGCGCGGTCTCCATGCCGCAGGGCGTGGCGGTGATCATCATCAACAGCAACTTTAAACGCACCCTGGTTGGCAGCGAGTACAACACCCGCCGCGAGCAGTGTGAAACCGGGGCGCGCTTCTTCCAGCAGCCTGCCCTGCGCGACGTCTCCCTGGAGCAGTTCAACGCCGTGGCCGCCGAGCTGGATCCGCTTGTCGCCAAACGCGTACGCCACGTGCTGACTGAAAACCAGCGCACCCTGGAAGCGGCCGACGCGCTGGAAAAAGGCGATCTGCAGCGGATGGGCGAGCTGATGGCGGCCTCCCATGCCTCTATGCGCGATGATTTCGAGATCACCGTGCCCCAAATCGATACCCTGGTTGAGATTGTTAAGGAGACCATTGGCGACAAAGGCGGCGTGCGCATGACCGGCGGTGGCTTCGGCGGCTGCATTGTGGCGCTGGTGCCTGAAGCACTGGTTTCCCAGGTTCAGGACGCGGTGGCGGCACAGTATGAAGCCAAAACCGGCATCAAAGAGACCTTCTACGTCTGCAAAGCATCAGAGGGGGCCGGACAGTGCTAA
- the galM gene encoding galactose-1-epimerase yields the protein MLNETPALAPDGLAYRLITLRNDAGIVVTLMDWGATLLSARVPMPDGSVRETLLGCNTPQRYVEQTAYLGASVGRYANRIAKSRFTLDGQSYSLLPSQGENQLHGGPEGFDKRRWRIVRKNDSEALLSLTSPDGDQGYPGNLNASALFRLTEDNRIAIEYRATVDKPCPVNLTNHAYFNLNGVQSDVRDHQLQLLADAYLPVDETGIPYQELKAVEGTSFDFRQPKTIADDFLQDDDQRKVKGYDHAFLLQAKGDLSQPAAHLWSADKKLQMSVYTTAPALQFYSGNYLEGTPAREQGEYSAYQGLALESEFLPDSPNHPEYPQPDVTLHPGAEYVSVTEYQFIPQ from the coding sequence GTGCTAAACGAAACCCCTGCGCTGGCCCCTGACGGGCTGGCATATCGCTTAATCACCCTGCGCAACGACGCGGGGATAGTGGTTACCCTGATGGACTGGGGCGCGACCCTGCTCTCTGCCCGTGTGCCGATGCCCGACGGCTCGGTGCGTGAAACGCTGCTGGGTTGCAATACGCCTCAGCGCTACGTGGAGCAGACCGCCTATCTGGGCGCATCGGTTGGCCGCTATGCCAACCGCATCGCCAAAAGCCGCTTCACCCTTGACGGTCAGAGCTACTCGCTGCTGCCGAGCCAGGGCGAAAACCAGCTTCACGGCGGGCCTGAAGGCTTTGATAAGCGCCGCTGGCGCATCGTGCGTAAGAATGACAGCGAAGCGCTGCTGAGCCTGACATCCCCCGACGGCGACCAGGGTTATCCTGGCAACCTGAATGCCAGCGCCCTCTTCCGTTTGACGGAGGATAATCGCATTGCGATTGAGTACCGCGCCACCGTGGATAAACCCTGCCCGGTAAACCTGACCAATCACGCCTATTTCAACCTTAATGGCGTGCAGTCGGACGTGCGAGACCATCAGCTGCAGCTGCTGGCCGATGCGTACCTGCCGGTGGATGAGACCGGTATTCCTTACCAGGAGCTGAAAGCGGTTGAAGGTACCAGCTTCGACTTCCGCCAGCCGAAAACCATCGCGGATGATTTTTTACAGGATGACGATCAGCGGAAGGTGAAGGGTTACGATCACGCCTTCCTGCTCCAGGCGAAGGGCGATCTCAGCCAGCCTGCGGCGCACCTCTGGTCGGCGGATAAGAAGCTGCAGATGAGCGTCTATACTACCGCGCCAGCGCTGCAGTTCTACTCCGGCAACTATCTCGAAGGCACCCCGGCCCGCGAGCAGGGCGAGTACAGCGCGTATCAGGGTCTGGCTCTGGAGAGCGAATTCCTGCCGGACAGCCCGAACCATCCGGAGTATCCGCAGCCTGATGTCACCCTGCACCCCGGCGCGGAGTATGTGAGCGTTACCGAATATCAGTTTATTCCGCAGTAG
- the galT gene encoding galactose-1-phosphate uridylyltransferase, with protein MTQFNPVDHPHRRYNPLTGQWILVSPHRAKRPWQGAQETPSQQTLPAHDPDCFLCPGNTRVTGDKNPDYSGTFVFTNDFAALMSDTPDAPESDDPLMRCQSARGISRVICFSPDHSKTLPELSLPALEEVVQTWQAQTAELGQTYPWVQVFENKGAAMGCSNPHPHGQVWANSFLPNEIEREDRLQRDYFAANGAPMLLDYVKRELADGSRTVVETEHWLAVVPYWAAWPFETLLLPKAPVLRITDLSDDQRSDLALALKKLTSRYDNLFQCSFPYSMGWHGAPFNGEENSHWQLHAHFYPPLLRSATVRKFMVGYEMLAETQRDLTAEQAAERLRAVSDIHFRESGV; from the coding sequence ATGACACAGTTTAACCCGGTCGATCACCCCCATCGTCGCTACAATCCGCTGACCGGTCAGTGGATCCTGGTTTCCCCCCACCGCGCCAAGCGTCCGTGGCAGGGCGCGCAGGAGACACCGTCCCAGCAGACGCTGCCTGCGCACGATCCGGACTGCTTCCTTTGCCCTGGCAATACTCGGGTAACCGGCGATAAAAACCCGGACTACAGTGGCACCTTCGTGTTCACCAACGACTTTGCCGCCCTGATGAGCGACACGCCGGATGCGCCTGAGAGCGACGATCCGCTGATGCGCTGCCAAAGCGCCCGCGGCATTAGCCGGGTGATCTGCTTCTCGCCGGATCATAGCAAAACCCTGCCGGAACTGAGCCTCCCGGCGCTGGAAGAGGTCGTCCAGACCTGGCAGGCGCAGACCGCCGAGCTGGGCCAGACCTACCCCTGGGTGCAGGTGTTTGAGAATAAAGGCGCGGCGATGGGCTGCTCTAACCCCCATCCGCACGGTCAGGTCTGGGCCAACAGCTTCCTGCCCAACGAAATTGAGCGTGAGGACCGCCTGCAGCGGGACTATTTTGCCGCCAACGGCGCACCGATGCTGCTGGACTATGTGAAGCGCGAGCTGGCCGACGGCAGCCGCACCGTGGTCGAGACCGAACACTGGCTGGCGGTGGTGCCCTACTGGGCAGCGTGGCCGTTCGAGACGCTGCTGCTGCCGAAAGCCCCGGTGCTGCGCATTACCGATCTCAGCGACGACCAGCGCAGCGACCTTGCTCTGGCCCTGAAAAAGTTAACCAGCCGCTATGACAACCTGTTCCAGTGCTCCTTCCCCTACTCCATGGGCTGGCACGGGGCACCGTTTAACGGCGAAGAGAATTCACACTGGCAGCTGCACGCCCACTTCTATCCGCCTCTGCTGCGCTCCGCGACGGTGCGCAAGTTTATGGTCGGCTACGAGATGCTGGCGGAGACCCAGCGCGATCTGACGGCGGAACAGGCCGCCGAGCGCCTAAGGGCGGTCAGTGATATCCATTTTCGCGAATCAGGAGTTTAA
- the aroG gene encoding 3-deoxy-7-phosphoheptulonate synthase AroG — translation MNYQNDDLRIKEINELLPPVALLEKFPATETAANTVSHARKAIHKILKGSDDRLLVVIGPCSIHDPAAAKEYAARLLTLREELKGELEIVMRVYFEKPRTTVGWKGLINDPHMDNSFQINDGLRIARKLLLEINDSGLPAAGEFLDMITPQYLADLMSWGAIGARTTESQVHRELASGLSCPVGFKNGTDGTIKVAIDAINAAGAPHCFLSVTKWGHSAIVNTSGNGDCHIILRGGKEPNYSAKHVADVKQGLEKAGLAPQVMIDFSHANSSKQFKKQMTVGEDVCQQIAGGEKAVIGVMIESHLVEGNQSLESGEPLVYGKSVTDACIGWEDTDAILRQLANAVKARRG, via the coding sequence ATGAATTATCAGAACGACGATTTACGCATTAAAGAGATTAATGAACTGTTACCCCCTGTCGCGCTGCTGGAGAAATTCCCGGCGACGGAGACCGCAGCCAATACGGTTTCTCACGCCCGTAAGGCTATCCATAAGATCCTCAAAGGCAGCGACGACCGCCTGCTGGTGGTGATCGGGCCATGCTCCATTCATGACCCTGCCGCGGCCAAAGAGTATGCCGCTCGCCTGTTGACGCTGCGTGAAGAGCTGAAGGGCGAGCTTGAGATCGTGATGCGCGTCTATTTTGAAAAGCCGCGCACCACCGTGGGCTGGAAAGGGCTGATTAACGATCCGCACATGGATAACAGCTTCCAGATCAACGACGGTCTGCGCATTGCTCGCAAGCTGCTGCTGGAGATTAACGACAGCGGCCTGCCTGCGGCGGGGGAGTTCCTTGATATGATCACCCCGCAGTACCTTGCCGATCTGATGAGCTGGGGCGCAATTGGCGCACGCACTACAGAATCTCAGGTGCATCGCGAGCTGGCGTCCGGGCTATCCTGCCCGGTGGGCTTCAAAAACGGTACCGACGGCACTATTAAGGTGGCGATTGACGCGATTAACGCTGCCGGCGCGCCGCACTGCTTCCTCTCCGTCACCAAGTGGGGCCACTCGGCGATTGTGAATACCAGCGGCAACGGCGATTGCCATATCATTCTGCGCGGCGGTAAAGAGCCGAACTACAGTGCGAAGCACGTTGCCGACGTGAAGCAGGGGCTGGAAAAAGCCGGCCTGGCACCGCAGGTGATGATTGACTTCAGCCACGCTAACTCCAGCAAGCAGTTCAAGAAGCAGATGACCGTGGGTGAAGATGTCTGTCAGCAGATTGCTGGCGGGGAGAAAGCGGTGATTGGCGTGATGATTGAGAGCCATCTGGTTGAAGGCAACCAGAGCCTGGAGAGCGGTGAGCCGCTGGTCTATGGCAAGAGCGTAACGGATGCCTGTATCGGCTGGGAAGATACCGACGCTATTCTGCGCCAATTGGCCAACGCGGTGAAAGCGCGTCGCGGTTGA
- the gpmA gene encoding 2,3-diphosphoglycerate-dependent phosphoglycerate mutase — protein MAVTKLVLVRHGESQWNNENRFTGWYDVDLSEKGVSEAKSAGKLLKEEGFSFDFAYTSVLKRAIHTLWNVLDELDQAWLPVEKSWKLNERHYGALQGLNKAETAEKYGDEQVKQWRRGFAVTPPALTKDDERFPGHDPRYASLTEQELPLTESLALTIDRVIPYWNETILPRLKSGERVIIAAHGNSLRALVKYLDDMGEDEILELNIPTGVPLVYEFDENFKPIKHYYLGNADEIAAKAAAVANQGKAK, from the coding sequence ATGGCTGTTACTAAGCTCGTTCTGGTTCGTCATGGCGAAAGCCAGTGGAACAACGAAAACCGCTTCACCGGCTGGTACGATGTTGACCTGTCCGAGAAAGGCGTGAGCGAAGCAAAATCAGCAGGTAAGCTGCTGAAAGAAGAAGGCTTCAGCTTTGATTTTGCCTACACTTCCGTGCTGAAACGCGCCATCCACACCCTGTGGAACGTCCTTGATGAACTCGATCAGGCCTGGCTGCCGGTAGAGAAATCCTGGAAATTGAACGAGCGTCACTACGGTGCGCTGCAGGGCCTGAACAAAGCGGAAACCGCTGAGAAGTACGGTGACGAGCAGGTTAAGCAGTGGCGTCGCGGCTTCGCGGTGACTCCGCCGGCGCTGACCAAAGACGACGAGCGCTTCCCGGGTCACGATCCGCGTTACGCATCTCTGACCGAGCAGGAACTGCCGCTGACCGAGAGCCTGGCGCTGACCATCGACCGTGTGATCCCTTACTGGAATGAAACCATTCTGCCGCGCCTGAAAAGCGGCGAGCGCGTGATCATTGCCGCTCACGGTAACTCCCTGCGTGCGCTGGTGAAGTACCTGGACGATATGGGTGAAGATGAGATCCTTGAGCTGAACATCCCGACTGGCGTGCCGCTGGTGTATGAGTTTGACGAAAACTTCAAGCCGATCAAACACTACTATCTGGGCAACGCTGACGAAATCGCTGCAAAAGCGGCGGCGGTAGCAAACCAGGGTAAAGCGAAGTAA